The Candidatus Hamiltonella defensa 5AT (Acyrthosiphon pisum) DNA window CATTTCTGTTAATTTTTCCGACAAATGTTCTGCAACATATTCAGAATTACCTAATGTACTGCCTGTGATAAAAGTCATAGAAGTCATAGAAAGAAACCAATTAAATTAAAAAGAAAAGATTAATAGTCTACTCTGCGATTTTATTGTGATCTAGCTGTGGATAAAATATGAAAAATTATTTTTTTGTTTGTTTTGTATAAAAAAAATATGACATATTGTATGTGTAAAAAATTTTTTTAAAAAAAAACCTTTCTTTTATTTTTATTTAAAAATAAAAGAAATTCTTTTTAAAATAGTTATAAATATATTTCTTTAAATTATTTATCCTTATAATTTTGTACTGATAATCTGTTTTGTTAGGACCATATCGATGTAAAATTAATTTTTAATAAATTTATGGACGTTTTTGAAAATTTAATTATTTAGGAGTTTTTTATGAATTACCGTGCTTTAATGTTAACGTTATTGACCCTTCTTATTCCTTTTTCTGTAATGGTAAAAGCCGATAAACTCAATGATATAAAAAAAGCGGGAAAAATCCGCGTTGCTGTTTTTGATAATAATCCTCCTTTTGGTTATTACGATCCAAAAACAAAAAAACTGATAGGATATGATGTCGATATTGCTCATGCTATTGGTAAAGCTTTTGGGGTCAATATCGAATTTGTTGAAACAAATCCTGCTAATCGTATTCCATTATTGAAATCAAAAAAGGTGGATTTAATCGCGGCTAATTTTACTATTACACCTGAAAGGGCAAAAGAAGTGGATTTCAGCCTGCCCTATTTTTCAACAGGCCAGAAATTTATTGCAAAAAAAGGGGTATTAAAAAAACCTGACGACCTCAAATCACTGCGGATTGGTGCAGATAAAGGCACCGTACAGGAAATCACATTGCGTGAAAATTATCCATCAGCCATTGTTATTTCTTATGACGATACCCCTCAAGCATTCATGGCTTTAAGGAATGAAAATGTTCAGGCGATTACTCAAGATGACGCTAAATTAGTGGGTTTGATGGGCAATTTAAAAGCAGAGATGAAAGCGAGTTTTGAAATTTCGCATTTTAGTATTACCAAAGAATATCAAGGGATTGCAACTGCTAAAGGAGAGAAAAATTTAATTAATGCGATTAATACTATTTTATTAAAGATGGAAAAAGAAGGCGAAGCAGTGAAAATTTATAATCGTTGGTTTGGTCCTGATACTAAAACAGCACAACCTCGTGGTGATTTTAAATTTATCCCTTTAGTAGAGAGTAACCGCTAAAAAGCGGATTCGTGTTGATTTTTAAAAAATTTAATATGTCCTACATTGTTTTGGTGCAGGACTTATTTTTTTATTAAAATATTAAGTAAATTTTGATATTACCAATTAGGTTATTAAAAAATA harbors:
- a CDS encoding ABC transporter substrate-binding protein, which encodes MNYRALMLTLLTLLIPFSVMVKADKLNDIKKAGKIRVAVFDNNPPFGYYDPKTKKLIGYDVDIAHAIGKAFGVNIEFVETNPANRIPLLKSKKVDLIAANFTITPERAKEVDFSLPYFSTGQKFIAKKGVLKKPDDLKSLRIGADKGTVQEITLRENYPSAIVISYDDTPQAFMALRNENVQAITQDDAKLVGLMGNLKAEMKASFEISHFSITKEYQGIATAKGEKNLINAINTILLKMEKEGEAVKIYNRWFGPDTKTAQPRGDFKFIPLVESNR